Proteins encoded within one genomic window of Microbacterium sp. zg-B185:
- the paaC gene encoding 1,2-phenylacetyl-CoA epoxidase subunit PaaC: MSRHEDAFQVHGSVTVDQVELSAELAGAEDAIASPEIAEYALWLGDDALILSQQLGWWITRAPELEEDVALGNIALDLLGHARSLLRYAGSADGRSEDDLAYFRDEREFRCAWIVEQPNGDFAQTTARQLVAATYMFELYSALRHSHDETLAAIAEKSLKEVDYHRDHAIQWLLRLAGGTAESRTRMIRAVGDVWPYVDELFRDEPLLDRLEGIAVRPSTLRDGFDAVIAAVFAEAELDLPQGFVSAGGGRHGTHFSTLGYLLAEMQVLARQHPGVTW, translated from the coding sequence GTGAGCCGCCACGAGGACGCGTTTCAGGTTCACGGCTCGGTCACGGTCGATCAGGTCGAGCTGTCCGCCGAGCTCGCCGGGGCCGAGGATGCGATCGCGTCACCGGAGATCGCGGAGTACGCGCTGTGGCTCGGCGACGATGCCCTGATCCTCTCGCAGCAGTTGGGCTGGTGGATCACCCGCGCCCCGGAGCTCGAGGAGGACGTCGCGCTCGGCAACATCGCGCTGGACCTGCTCGGCCACGCCCGCTCGCTCCTGCGATATGCGGGCTCGGCGGACGGGCGCTCCGAGGACGACCTGGCCTACTTCCGCGACGAGCGCGAGTTCCGCTGCGCGTGGATCGTGGAGCAGCCCAACGGCGATTTCGCGCAGACGACCGCCCGGCAGCTCGTGGCCGCGACCTACATGTTCGAGCTGTATTCGGCCCTGCGCCACTCGCACGACGAGACGCTCGCGGCGATCGCCGAGAAGTCGCTCAAGGAGGTCGATTACCACCGGGATCACGCCATCCAGTGGCTGCTGCGTCTGGCCGGCGGCACCGCGGAGTCCCGGACGCGGATGATCCGCGCCGTCGGAGACGTCTGGCCGTACGTGGACGAGCTGTTCCGCGACGAGCCGCTCCTGGACCGCCTGGAGGGCATCGCGGTGCGCCCTTCGACCCTGCGCGACGGCTTCGACGCGGTCATCGCGGCCGTGTTCGCCGAGGCGGAGCTGGACCTGCCGCAGGGGTTCGTCTCCGCCGGCGGCGGCCGGCACGGCACGCACTTCTCGACGTTGGGCTATCTGCTCGCCGAGATGCAGGTGCTCGCGCGACAGCATCCGGGGGTGACCTGGTGA
- the paaB gene encoding 1,2-phenylacetyl-CoA epoxidase subunit PaaB: MGAAPTPGASGAETPAAVAGRVGPGASPAEQWPLWEVFVRANRGLSHVHAGSLHAPDAEMAVRNARDLYTRRGEGTSIWVVPADAITASDPDAKGAFFESPAGKNYRHAVYYTASAGVPHL, translated from the coding sequence ATGGGTGCCGCGCCGACCCCCGGTGCGTCCGGCGCCGAGACCCCGGCCGCGGTCGCCGGACGCGTCGGACCGGGCGCGTCGCCTGCCGAGCAGTGGCCGCTGTGGGAGGTCTTCGTCCGCGCCAATCGCGGCCTGAGCCACGTGCACGCCGGGTCGCTGCATGCACCGGACGCGGAGATGGCCGTCCGCAACGCCCGCGACCTGTACACGCGGCGCGGAGAAGGCACCTCCATCTGGGTCGTCCCGGCCGACGCGATCACGGCCAGCGATCCGGATGCGAAGGGCGCGTTCTTCGAGAGCCCGGCCGGCAAGAACTACCGTCACGCGGTGTACTACACCGCCTCCGCGGGGGTGCCGCACCTGTGA
- the paaA gene encoding 1,2-phenylacetyl-CoA epoxidase subunit PaaA, with product MTSVHVTTVEPEISDGERRFSEIIAADSRVEPRDWMPDAYRRTLIRQISQHGHSEIIGMQPEGNWITRAPSLKRKAILMAKVQDEAGHGLYLYSAAQTLGITREEMTEQLIAGTAKYSSIFNYPTPTWADMGAIGWLVDGAAICNQVPLCRASYGPYGRAMVRICKEESFHQRQGFEILLTLMQGSPAQREMAQDAVNRWYWPSLMMFGPPDDQSPNSAQSTAWKIKRFSNDELRQRFIGMLVPQAEALGLGLPDPNLRWDEQTQRYRHSEIDWTEFFEVLAGRGPMNAERLRARREAHENGAWVREAAAEYARKARAARETGASSHGEGAVA from the coding sequence ATGACCTCCGTGCATGTGACCACCGTCGAACCGGAGATCTCCGACGGGGAGCGCCGCTTCTCCGAGATCATCGCCGCGGACTCGCGCGTCGAGCCCCGCGATTGGATGCCCGACGCGTACCGCCGGACGCTGATCCGGCAGATCTCCCAGCACGGTCACTCCGAGATCATCGGGATGCAGCCGGAGGGCAACTGGATCACGCGCGCGCCGAGCCTGAAGCGCAAGGCGATCCTGATGGCCAAGGTGCAGGACGAGGCCGGTCACGGCCTGTACCTGTACTCGGCCGCCCAGACCCTCGGCATCACGCGGGAGGAGATGACCGAGCAGCTGATCGCCGGCACGGCGAAGTACTCCTCGATCTTCAACTATCCGACCCCCACCTGGGCGGACATGGGTGCGATCGGCTGGCTCGTCGACGGCGCCGCGATCTGCAACCAGGTGCCCCTGTGCCGTGCGTCGTACGGTCCCTACGGGCGTGCGATGGTGCGTATCTGCAAGGAGGAGTCCTTCCATCAGCGCCAGGGCTTCGAGATCCTGCTCACCCTCATGCAGGGCTCCCCGGCGCAGCGGGAGATGGCGCAGGATGCCGTGAACCGCTGGTACTGGCCGAGTCTGATGATGTTCGGCCCGCCCGATGACCAGTCCCCGAATTCCGCACAGTCCACCGCCTGGAAGATCAAGCGCTTCTCGAACGACGAACTGCGACAGCGCTTCATCGGGATGCTGGTGCCCCAGGCCGAGGCGCTGGGCCTGGGGCTGCCGGATCCGAACCTGCGCTGGGACGAGCAGACGCAGCGCTACCGGCACAGCGAGATCGACTGGACCGAGTTCTTCGAGGTGCTCGCCGGACGCGGACCGATGAACGCCGAGCGGCTGCGTGCCCGCCGTGAGGCCCACGAGAACGGCGCATGGGTGCGGGAGGCGGCGGCCGAGTACGCGCGCAAAGCGCGCGCTGCGCGCGAGACCGGAGCCTCGAGTCACGGCGAAGGGGCGGTGGCGTGA
- the paaI gene encoding hydroxyphenylacetyl-CoA thioesterase PaaI: MRRPTEAMMERDRASAVLGMVVDHDEPGRAVVHMVIRDDMTNGFHITHGGLVFALADTAFAIACNEDERITVAQGADVTFLRSTTAGQTLTATAVRRVRSGRAGLYDVSVVDETGEVVAEVRGRSLTTDRTLPPS, translated from the coding sequence ATGCGGCGACCCACGGAAGCGATGATGGAACGCGATCGCGCCTCGGCTGTGCTGGGCATGGTCGTCGACCACGACGAACCCGGCCGGGCCGTGGTGCACATGGTGATCCGCGACGACATGACCAACGGCTTCCACATCACCCATGGCGGTCTGGTGTTCGCGCTCGCCGACACCGCCTTCGCGATCGCCTGCAACGAGGACGAGCGGATCACGGTCGCGCAGGGCGCGGATGTCACGTTCCTCCGATCCACGACAGCCGGCCAGACCCTCACCGCCACGGCCGTGCGCCGGGTGCGCAGCGGGCGGGCGGGACTCTACGACGTGAGCGTCGTGGACGAGACGGGGGAGGTCGTGGCGGAGGTGCGCGGCCGGTCGCTCACGACGGACCGCACCCTGCCGCCGAGCTGA